From the genome of Spinacia oleracea cultivar Varoflay chromosome 2, BTI_SOV_V1, whole genome shotgun sequence, one region includes:
- the LOC110792238 gene encoding protein FAR-RED IMPAIRED RESPONSE 1-like produces MCNESGDPKVLGHTLIDHMNFSSRLKMKTIEGKDSQAVVNMLIRRGEEEPDFFYRVKLNEKNQVIGIYWRDGMMKEDYDIYGDVCVFDTTFRTNKYNLVCAPFVGVNNHWSNVMFGCAFIADEKTDTFVWLLEVFLESMGEKAPVTIFTDQDQAMANAIEQVFPHTRHRLCLWHLQKNAVSRFGDLKADTTFKDTFKKCLYGCSNEEQFETTWFEMIQTYGLQNHEWFTNLYTIKEKWCTTLNKDFFSAGILSSQRSESTNNAIGFKGNKSTTLTEFFHIFGATVDRWRYQEDQNEFNCGNSMPKSDFPMVGMIKHAASVYTLTLFRDFEKEFKYAMGCISTIHHMEDTFIGYKVQHESWPDHTAKHVAFDPSTNSIACNCRNFEESGWLCFHAIRVLHVHSIINIPEKYICKRWTKFAKSEVWKRVEQREDNGIEKRKITPWRYEMARNFYNLVLKCQDSDEVLRAAYASASDNINKVLEAEKAAQKDAAQKEAEDVAPTSSSSSSNALLEYPGQFPQITVQNPPQIKTKGRSKRKKGHFEVRESSTAAKEFGTFPTKPQLF; encoded by the exons ATGTGTAATGAATCCGGTGACCCGAAAGTGCTTGGCCACACATTAATTGACCACATGAATTTTTCAAGTAGATTGAAGATGAAAACAATAGAAGGAAAAGATTCACAAGCAGTGGTGAATATGTTAATTCGCAGAGGAGAAGAAGAACCGGATTTTTTTTATCGTGTTAAGTTGAATGAGAAAAATCAAGTTATAGGCATATATTGGAGAGATGGAATGATGAAAGAAGATTATGATATATATGGAGACGTGTGTGTGTTTGACACGACCTTCAGAACAAACAAATACAACTTAGTTTGTGCACCGTTTGTAGGCGTCAACAACCACTGGAGTAATGTGATGTTTGGATGTGCCTTTATTGCTGATGAAAAAACAGACACTTTTGTGTGGCTATTGGAAGTATTTCTAGAGTCTATGGGAGAAAAAGCACCAGTAACTATCTTCACTGATCAAGATCAGGCAATGGCAAATGCTATTGAACAA GTATTTCCTCATACTAGACATAGATTATGCTTATGGCACCTACAAAAAAATGCTGTGTCAAGGTTTGGAGATTTAAAGGCTGACACGACATTCAAGGACACTTTTAAAAAGTGTTTATATGGCTGCTCCAATGAAGAACAATTTGAAACAACATGGTTTGAAATGATTCAAACGTATGGGCTTCAAAATCATGAATGGTTTACAAATTTGTACACCATAAAGGAAAAGTGGTGTACAACTTTAAACAAAGATTTTTTTTCAGCTGGTATTTTGTCTTCACAAAG gaGTGAGAGCACAAACAATGCCATTGGATTTAAAGGGAACAAATCAACTACCCTAACAGAATTCTTCCATATATTTGGGGCAACAGTAGATCGGTGGAGGTATCAAGAAGATCAGAATGAGTTTAATTGCGGAAATTCAATGCCTAAATCAGATTTTCCAATGGTTGGAATGATTAAACACGCGGCAAGTGTTTATACGCTCACCTTGTTTCGAGATTTTGAAAAAGAATTCAAGTATGCAATGGGTTGCATATCAACTATTCATCACATGGAGGACACTTTCATTGGTTATAAAGTACAACACGAATCATGGCCAGACCACACTGCAAAACATGTAGCATTTGATCCATCAACCAATTCAATTGCTTGCAATTGTAGAAATTTTGAAGAATCAG GATGGCTATGTTTTCATGCAATTCGAGTTCTACATGTACATTCTATAATCAATATCCCAGAGAAATATATTTGCAAAAGATGGACAAAGTTTGCAAAAAGTGAAGTATGGAAGAGAGTGGAACAAAGAGAAGATAATGGtattgaaaaaagaaaaatcacTCCATGGCGTTACGAGATGGCAAGAAATTTTTACAATTTGGTTCTTAAATGTCAGGACAGTGACGAG GTTCTGAGAGCTGCTTATGCAAGTGCTAGTGACAACATAAATAAAGTGCTAGAAGCAGAAAAGGCAGCACAAAAAGATGCAGCTCAAAAAGAAGCAGAGGATGTGGCACctacttcatcatcatcatcatcaaatgcACTTCTAGAATATCCTGGTCAATTTCCACAAATAACAGTTCAGAATCCACCACAAATAAAGACAAAAGGAAGAAGTAAAAGAAAAAAGGGACACTTTGAGGTCAGAGAATCATCAACAGCAGCTAAAGAATTCGGAACATTTCCAACAAAACCACAACTATTTTAA